One region of Sulfuriroseicoccus oceanibius genomic DNA includes:
- a CDS encoding MFS transporter — protein MKSHPSPPEYTSPKWSAARVEILLCILFFFHLGVPGLFTVTLGNVMSSRGLGEFIHLAMSAGPVAAMLAPLMSGALADKRFDLGKVLAVLFAASSITLAWSFYLLDRGAPPWVFIFVFFIRALFFTPTFGLIASLAFALLGKGDTRFPRVRLWGTFGWIAAGWTVSHLLHGETSVAGGYAGAVVLAALAIACWFLPAVPPQAMVSAKKGLTALFGLDAFSLLRNRDHRAVFLTTTLVSIPFAAFYPYTPILLRELGDSHPASTMTLGQVSEIVAMISLPMLVARVRMRWIFLTSLSAALIRYILFTVGSASSATTWLWVGIFLHGICYTGVFITAQMYLADRIAPSMRSQAQSLLVMLNGGVGTLIGMLVGGELFKQSAIHSTSSGWSLFWGVQSAMIAATLIFFLIYYRGKNAS, from the coding sequence ATGAAATCTCACCCCTCCCCACCCGAATATACCAGCCCCAAATGGTCGGCGGCACGGGTCGAGATCCTGCTATGCATCCTGTTCTTCTTTCACCTCGGAGTCCCCGGGCTATTCACCGTAACCTTGGGCAATGTCATGTCCTCCCGTGGGCTCGGTGAGTTCATCCACCTGGCCATGTCCGCCGGCCCGGTCGCCGCCATGCTCGCCCCGTTGATGTCCGGTGCCCTGGCCGACAAACGCTTCGACCTCGGCAAAGTTCTGGCGGTTCTTTTCGCCGCCTCGTCCATCACTCTTGCCTGGTCCTTCTACCTGCTCGACCGCGGAGCCCCTCCGTGGGTATTCATCTTTGTCTTCTTTATCCGTGCGCTCTTCTTCACGCCAACCTTCGGGCTGATCGCCTCGCTTGCCTTCGCCCTCCTCGGCAAAGGCGACACCCGATTCCCCCGCGTCCGGCTGTGGGGCACGTTCGGCTGGATCGCTGCCGGCTGGACCGTTAGCCACCTTCTCCACGGAGAAACCTCAGTCGCCGGTGGCTACGCCGGAGCCGTCGTCCTCGCCGCCCTCGCCATCGCCTGCTGGTTCCTCCCCGCCGTCCCGCCCCAGGCAATGGTCAGCGCCAAAAAAGGACTGACCGCACTCTTCGGGCTCGATGCCTTTTCCCTCCTCCGCAACCGCGACCACCGGGCCGTTTTCCTCACCACCACACTCGTCTCCATCCCATTTGCAGCCTTCTACCCCTACACCCCCATCCTCCTGCGCGAGCTCGGCGACTCCCATCCTGCCTCCACCATGACCCTCGGCCAGGTCAGTGAAATTGTCGCCATGATCTCACTCCCAATGCTCGTGGCCCGCGTCCGCATGCGCTGGATTTTCCTCACCTCGCTCAGCGCCGCCCTCATCCGCTACATCCTCTTTACCGTCGGCTCGGCATCGTCAGCCACCACCTGGCTCTGGGTCGGCATCTTCCTTCACGGCATCTGCTACACCGGTGTCTTCATCACCGCCCAAATGTACCTGGCCGACCGCATCGCCCCCTCAATGCGCAGCCAGGCCCAATCGCTGCTCGTCATGCTCAACGGAGGTGTCGGCACCCTCATCGGCATGCTCGTCGGCGGCGAGCTCTTCAAACAATCTGCCATCCACTCCACCTCCAGCGGCTGGTCACTCTTCTGGGGCGTCCAATCCGCCATGATCGCCGCCACCCTCATCTTCTTCCTCATCTACTACCGCGGCAAAAACGCCTCCTAA
- a CDS encoding heavy metal translocating P-type ATPase: MKDLSKSVSLPIEGMTCASCVGRVERALSAVPGVTRANVNLATERANVHFEGTVERDSLVQAVVEAGYEVPSESVKLAIDGMTCASCVGRVELALMNVPGVSEANVNLATGRASVRGSAEVAGLIAAIKHAGYDAREIVDSDKTVGSTTEKLDQEDLALRRDLVIASTLTFPVFLLEMGSHLIPAFSHWVMSTIGTQVSWYIQFVLTSLVLLGPGRRFYTKGFPALVRGAPDMNSLVAVGTTAAYLYSIVATFAPSILPAGTISVYFEAAAVITTLILLGRWMETRAKGRTSEAIKRLVGLQAKTARVRRNGKIEEVPVADVVVGDVVEVRPGERVPVDGEVVEGASYIDESMVTGEPLPVAKENGAAVVGGTVNQTGALTLRATAVGGDTMLAQIIRMVEEAQGSKLPIQALVDKVTMYFVPVVMVLALLTFGLWFFLGPEPSLTYALVNAVAVLIIACPCAMGLATPTSIMVGTGRGAEMGVLYRKGEALQLLKDARVVALDKTGTLTEGHPRMTDFEVLEGSDRSDVLAKIAAVESKSEHPIARAIVAAAEQEDLLLPDVTNLESVTGMGVVATVGSDRVEIGADRYMASVGYDVAEFAEVANRLADVGKSPIYAAIGGKLAAIIAVADPVKKSTPGAIDAFHQLGFKVAMITGDNRRTAEAVARQLGIDQVIAEVLPRGKVDAVRALKKEHGSVAFVGDGINDAPALAEADVGLAIGTGTDVAIEAADVVLMSGSLKGGLNAIALSVATLRNIKQNLFWAFAYNTILLPVAAGALWPHFGILLSPVFAAGAMAFSSIFVLGNALRLRRWVAPMADS; encoded by the coding sequence ATGAAGGATTTGTCCAAATCAGTTTCGTTGCCAATCGAAGGGATGACATGTGCGTCATGTGTCGGTCGAGTCGAGCGCGCCTTGAGTGCCGTTCCTGGGGTTACTCGTGCCAACGTCAATCTGGCGACTGAACGGGCCAATGTTCATTTCGAAGGTACGGTAGAGCGCGATTCTCTCGTGCAAGCGGTTGTAGAAGCCGGTTACGAAGTGCCCTCCGAATCTGTGAAACTTGCCATCGACGGCATGACTTGCGCTTCGTGCGTGGGGAGGGTTGAGCTGGCGCTGATGAACGTGCCGGGAGTATCCGAGGCGAACGTCAATCTCGCGACAGGGCGGGCAAGTGTGAGGGGGAGCGCTGAAGTAGCTGGGCTGATTGCGGCTATCAAGCATGCGGGCTACGATGCGCGAGAAATAGTGGACAGCGACAAGACTGTAGGCTCCACCACGGAAAAGCTAGACCAAGAAGATCTCGCTCTCCGTCGAGACCTGGTGATAGCGAGTACCCTTACGTTTCCAGTGTTTTTGTTGGAGATGGGAAGTCACCTAATCCCCGCGTTCAGCCATTGGGTCATGTCGACCATCGGGACGCAGGTGAGTTGGTATATTCAGTTCGTCCTTACCTCGCTGGTCTTGCTGGGGCCTGGTCGTCGGTTTTACACCAAAGGGTTTCCTGCACTCGTTCGAGGCGCGCCTGATATGAATAGCTTGGTGGCAGTCGGTACCACGGCAGCGTACCTTTACTCTATCGTTGCGACCTTCGCTCCGAGTATACTGCCAGCCGGGACGATCAGTGTGTATTTCGAGGCCGCTGCAGTCATTACCACACTCATCCTTTTAGGGCGATGGATGGAGACTCGGGCCAAGGGCCGTACGTCGGAAGCGATAAAACGGCTAGTCGGCCTCCAAGCAAAAACCGCGAGAGTGCGCCGGAACGGAAAGATAGAAGAAGTCCCTGTTGCCGACGTCGTTGTCGGTGATGTCGTTGAAGTCCGGCCGGGCGAACGGGTGCCGGTTGACGGGGAGGTCGTTGAAGGGGCTAGCTACATCGATGAAAGTATGGTCACCGGTGAGCCGCTACCCGTCGCCAAAGAGAATGGAGCTGCGGTTGTTGGTGGCACTGTCAACCAAACGGGTGCTCTTACGTTGCGAGCGACCGCTGTAGGAGGCGACACAATGCTCGCGCAGATCATTAGGATGGTTGAGGAAGCTCAGGGATCGAAGCTCCCCATTCAGGCTCTGGTGGATAAGGTGACAATGTACTTTGTTCCCGTGGTCATGGTGTTGGCGCTTTTGACATTCGGGTTATGGTTCTTCTTGGGTCCGGAGCCTTCACTTACCTATGCGCTTGTCAACGCTGTCGCTGTTCTGATCATCGCGTGCCCGTGTGCCATGGGGTTGGCTACACCCACCTCGATCATGGTGGGTACCGGGCGTGGCGCTGAGATGGGGGTGCTCTACCGGAAGGGGGAGGCGTTGCAGTTGTTGAAGGATGCTCGGGTCGTGGCTCTCGACAAGACCGGTACGCTTACTGAAGGCCACCCCCGCATGACCGACTTCGAGGTGTTGGAGGGGAGCGATCGTAGTGACGTACTGGCAAAAATCGCGGCTGTTGAGTCCAAGTCTGAGCATCCGATTGCTCGTGCGATTGTTGCAGCGGCAGAGCAGGAGGATCTACTGTTACCGGATGTTACAAATTTAGAGAGCGTAACGGGGATGGGGGTCGTCGCCACCGTGGGGAGCGATCGCGTTGAGATCGGCGCGGATCGCTACATGGCTTCGGTCGGGTATGACGTGGCTGAGTTTGCCGAGGTTGCGAATCGTCTCGCTGACGTCGGTAAGTCGCCAATTTATGCTGCGATTGGTGGGAAGCTTGCCGCCATTATCGCGGTGGCAGATCCGGTCAAGAAAAGCACACCGGGTGCGATCGATGCCTTTCATCAGTTGGGATTCAAGGTTGCGATGATTACCGGGGATAACCGTCGCACGGCGGAAGCGGTTGCCAGACAATTAGGTATCGACCAGGTTATTGCCGAGGTTCTTCCGCGTGGCAAAGTAGATGCGGTTCGGGCACTCAAAAAAGAGCACGGTAGCGTCGCGTTTGTCGGAGACGGAATTAATGACGCACCGGCGTTGGCGGAGGCCGATGTCGGGCTTGCGATAGGTACTGGCACCGATGTGGCAATCGAGGCCGCAGATGTGGTTCTGATGTCGGGATCGCTAAAAGGGGGACTGAACGCCATTGCTCTGTCCGTGGCTACCCTTCGAAACATCAAACAAAATTTGTTTTGGGCGTTCGCCTACAACACTATTTTACTCCCCGTAGCAGCTGGCGCTCTTTGGCCACATTTCGGCATATTGCTATCACCTGTGTTTGCGGCCGGCGCTATGGCCTTTTCGTCTATCTTCGTTCTCGGCAACGCTCTTCGGCTGCGTCGTTGGGTTGCTCCTATGGCTGATAGCTAG
- a CDS encoding CHAD domain-containing protein has protein sequence MAGMKRDKMRVCHVAQWCRKALEPWAEKAAHGGPLSDEDVHQLRVATKRVRAAWRVMESDKRVAREHSANLAAAARMVSGERDAAVLRALITEMEKTSEQSAGDGFYEWLADAVTSDCLDRSVPVERGDGVSIRARLAKALDDLAPYLQDEFSGHRKVLYGMRRTAKKCRKSLRKAARNDTPEEWHKARRRVKFVVHQNQIVCELAGQDLPDEVTAMRGLARQLGEWNDLDNLRAAMSRIAVPACHTDDARSVMEWIEARDREMRDAVKKVVRGG, from the coding sequence ATGGCCGGTATGAAACGCGACAAGATGCGGGTGTGCCATGTGGCTCAATGGTGTCGGAAGGCTCTGGAACCATGGGCTGAGAAGGCGGCGCACGGTGGGCCGCTGAGTGATGAGGATGTGCATCAGTTGCGGGTTGCGACCAAGCGGGTGCGCGCGGCATGGCGAGTGATGGAGTCGGATAAAAGGGTGGCGCGTGAGCACAGTGCGAACTTGGCGGCGGCGGCGCGTATGGTTTCTGGCGAGCGGGATGCAGCGGTTTTGCGGGCGTTGATCACGGAGATGGAAAAGACGTCGGAGCAGTCTGCTGGTGATGGATTCTACGAATGGTTGGCGGATGCGGTGACGTCGGATTGTCTGGATCGCAGTGTGCCGGTGGAGCGTGGGGATGGGGTGTCGATCCGGGCGCGGTTGGCCAAGGCTTTGGATGATCTGGCCCCTTATCTTCAGGATGAGTTCAGTGGTCACCGCAAGGTGCTGTATGGGATGCGGCGGACGGCGAAGAAGTGTCGCAAGTCATTGCGCAAGGCGGCGCGGAATGACACGCCGGAGGAGTGGCACAAGGCGCGTCGGCGGGTGAAGTTTGTGGTGCACCAGAACCAGATTGTGTGCGAGTTGGCGGGACAGGATTTGCCGGATGAGGTGACCGCGATGCGCGGGTTGGCGCGTCAGCTGGGGGAGTGGAATGACTTGGACAACTTACGGGCTGCGATGAGTCGGATTGCGGTGCCGGCGTGTCACACGGACGACGCGCGCTCGGTGATGGAATGGATTGAGGCGCGTGACCGCGAGATGAGAGATGCGGTGAAGAAAGTGGTGCGTGGCGGGTGA
- the bioA gene encoding adenosylmethionine--8-amino-7-oxononanoate transaminase, whose amino-acid sequence MSSNLLERDRKAVWHPFTQHGIPSELLRAARAQGAHVFDDTGKQYLDLMSSWWVSIHGHCHPRVVEAISQQAATLDHVLFAGATHEPAVKLAEELLDLAGIKAGKVFYTDDGSTAVETAVKMALQYFGNRGEKRTKIVAFENAYHGDTFGAMTLGQSTHFFTAFPATALEVEFLPVPQVWEGHTDDAAEDAVVAQFEEIAARGDCAAVIFEPLVQGAGGMLFHSKRFLSAIVRTAKKHGVLVIADEIMTGLGRTGEVFATDHLDADARPDILCAAKGLSGGMLPLAVTITHDFIYDAFIGETFSKALAHGHSYTANPIACAGGVVSMELLRDGATIQARDALSDAMRKHFLGLVDRYPDLLEKPRILGGVAAVNLAPESVEYGSTVSRRLQQFYHERGLILRPVGPVIYLMPPYKVDEQELADACEVVAESLERFVR is encoded by the coding sequence ATGAGTTCCAACCTACTTGAGCGCGACCGCAAGGCGGTGTGGCATCCATTTACCCAGCACGGAATCCCGAGCGAATTGCTGCGGGCGGCGAGGGCGCAGGGGGCGCATGTCTTTGACGACACTGGCAAGCAGTACCTCGATCTGATGAGCTCGTGGTGGGTGAGCATCCACGGGCATTGTCATCCGCGGGTGGTGGAGGCGATCAGCCAACAGGCGGCGACGCTGGACCACGTGTTGTTTGCCGGGGCAACGCACGAGCCTGCGGTGAAGTTGGCCGAGGAGTTGCTCGATCTTGCAGGGATCAAGGCGGGCAAGGTGTTCTACACGGACGATGGATCGACCGCGGTGGAAACGGCGGTGAAGATGGCACTGCAGTATTTTGGTAACCGTGGCGAAAAGCGCACCAAGATTGTCGCGTTCGAGAACGCCTACCACGGCGATACTTTCGGCGCGATGACGCTGGGGCAAAGTACGCACTTTTTCACGGCATTCCCGGCGACCGCGCTAGAGGTGGAGTTTTTGCCGGTTCCCCAGGTGTGGGAAGGGCACACGGACGATGCAGCGGAGGATGCCGTGGTGGCGCAGTTTGAGGAGATCGCTGCGCGTGGTGATTGTGCGGCGGTGATTTTCGAGCCTCTGGTGCAAGGGGCCGGTGGGATGTTGTTCCACTCCAAGCGTTTTTTGTCGGCGATTGTTCGCACGGCGAAGAAGCATGGGGTGCTGGTGATTGCCGACGAGATCATGACCGGGCTCGGGCGGACGGGGGAAGTGTTTGCCACCGACCATCTCGACGCGGACGCGCGGCCGGATATTTTGTGTGCGGCCAAGGGGTTGTCGGGCGGGATGTTGCCGTTGGCGGTGACAATCACCCACGATTTCATCTACGATGCGTTTATTGGCGAGACGTTCAGCAAGGCGCTGGCTCATGGGCACAGCTACACGGCGAACCCAATCGCCTGTGCCGGCGGGGTGGTGAGCATGGAGTTGCTGCGCGATGGGGCGACTATTCAGGCGCGTGATGCGTTGAGTGATGCGATGCGGAAGCACTTCCTCGGGCTGGTCGATCGGTATCCGGATTTGTTGGAGAAGCCGCGTATCCTAGGCGGAGTGGCGGCGGTGAACCTGGCACCGGAGTCGGTGGAATATGGATCGACGGTGAGTCGGAGGTTGCAGCAGTTCTACCACGAGCGTGGGCTGATTTTGCGTCCGGTGGGGCCGGTGATTTATTTGATGCCGCCGTACAAGGTGGATGAACAGGAACTGGCGGATGCGTGTGAGGTGGTGGCGGAGTCGCTTGAGCGGTTTGTGCGGTGA
- a CDS encoding CPBP family intramembrane glutamic endopeptidase, with translation MTGSSLFRQDWLKVTLWLVGTMVLGALLAPWVFVGGKAFAEWVVAGGEARQGLPLVGWVGEEALKADFKRYFNRAMLVAALVLLWPLVKSLRGGDAAPHGLRLEKTPHRFGYLAVGWVMASAILLAMGFSFVGVGFFRMRGEPEWGEWLTTALIAGFGAAVMEEIFFRGLLTGALLRRGRPLAVMLFVTTFFAVVHFLKPPEALYIPDETVDWRSGFFLTGIILRHMLEPEFLLAEFATLFAVGWVLMVARMKTRSLWLSIGLHGGWVFGLKLFSACTRRDAPLEETLPWIGNDLKTGLVPLVLVSVTGILVMSMTRKWRTPPALQGEKH, from the coding sequence ATGACTGGCTCATCTTTATTTCGTCAGGACTGGCTGAAGGTCACGCTGTGGCTTGTGGGAACGATGGTGCTTGGGGCGTTATTGGCGCCTTGGGTGTTTGTTGGAGGCAAGGCTTTTGCGGAGTGGGTTGTGGCTGGAGGTGAGGCGAGGCAGGGGCTGCCACTGGTTGGCTGGGTGGGCGAGGAGGCGCTGAAGGCGGACTTCAAGCGCTACTTCAACCGTGCGATGCTGGTGGCTGCGTTGGTGTTGTTGTGGCCGTTGGTGAAGTCATTGCGTGGTGGTGATGCGGCGCCTCACGGGTTGCGTTTGGAGAAGACTCCGCACCGGTTTGGCTATCTAGCAGTGGGCTGGGTGATGGCGTCGGCGATCTTGCTGGCGATGGGGTTCTCGTTTGTGGGCGTGGGCTTTTTCCGGATGCGGGGTGAGCCTGAGTGGGGCGAGTGGTTGACGACGGCTTTGATTGCCGGGTTCGGGGCGGCGGTGATGGAAGAGATCTTCTTCCGCGGTTTGTTGACCGGGGCGCTGTTGCGTCGCGGGCGTCCGCTGGCGGTGATGCTCTTTGTGACGACGTTTTTCGCGGTGGTGCATTTCCTCAAACCACCGGAGGCGTTGTACATTCCGGACGAGACGGTGGATTGGCGGTCGGGCTTCTTCCTGACCGGGATCATCTTGCGTCATATGCTCGAGCCTGAGTTTTTGCTGGCTGAGTTTGCGACTTTGTTTGCGGTGGGCTGGGTGTTGATGGTGGCACGGATGAAGACGCGATCGCTGTGGTTGTCGATCGGGCTGCATGGCGGCTGGGTGTTCGGGCTGAAGTTGTTCAGTGCCTGCACGCGTCGTGACGCGCCATTGGAAGAGACGCTGCCGTGGATTGGCAATGATTTGAAGACGGGGCTCGTGCCGTTGGTGCTGGTGAGTGTGACCGGGATCCTGGTGATGTCGATGACGCGCAAGTGGCGGACGCCGCCAGCATTGCAGGGCGAGAAGCATTAA